Proteins encoded within one genomic window of Planctomycetota bacterium:
- the priA gene encoding primosomal protein N', whose product MRGLYDEPVSRHILVAVERGVDRYPDGLTYGVPKSLSQVRVGHRVKVPLGRGDSTTLGWVVKELDASHVASIPEDRIKTIHSIEETPPLPAQVVELARWISVYYCCPLGVALAGVLPSAVKKAIGRVESVWIDLHESGAAALGAAAGGKIRKLTNEPDGAAAAAKPARLSPAQRRILQALRDAPAALRPFEARDLLKKAAVATRSPLTSLIKSGLVVATKRSSVEAGALTPENAPKDFSLERPALTAAQRSAVDSIHAAMSKGFSQHLLFGVTGSGKTEVYLQLIELCRNAGKTAILLVPEISLTPQTTARVLRRFPRDRVALLHSGLTAAQRNQQWTMVAQGEAKIIVGARSAIFAPVPDGEIGLVLVDEEHDSSGYKQDQAPRYHGRDVAIRRAQMAGCPVLLGSATPSLESWWNATERGVSTLHRLPERAPGLVTPKVEIIDFSQDLKHFRDKRVHLLGARLADRLAHVVENGGQALMLLNRRGYANWIACVSRCGWMMKCQHCDTGMICHAGPRSRFVRCHHCLTEQLLPQKCPSCGQGVTVFGLGTQRVEEELAHVHPELAKPGAVLRVDGDTMQNSRDIYEALAQFASGKARVLVGTQIIAKGLDYPNVRLVGVVNADTAINLPDFRAAERTFQLVSQVAGRCGRGAGVAQAIVQTFQPDALAIRLAASHQFEEFARQELESRKKFNLPPYRRMARIVVRHEELSRAQEIVLEIRQGLERLPEAGDVHFRGPLPCPIARISDRFRIQLEILAPDANALQRLIASARNRALFPGGEHCAVDIDPVALL is encoded by the coding sequence ATGCGCGGTCTCTACGACGAACCCGTCAGCAGGCACATTCTCGTCGCCGTGGAGCGCGGCGTGGACCGCTATCCGGATGGCCTGACCTACGGCGTGCCGAAATCGCTGTCGCAGGTCCGGGTCGGGCACCGCGTGAAAGTGCCCCTTGGCCGGGGCGATTCAACCACTTTGGGGTGGGTGGTGAAGGAGCTCGATGCTTCGCATGTCGCTTCGATTCCCGAGGATCGGATCAAGACCATTCATTCGATCGAGGAGACTCCGCCCCTGCCGGCGCAGGTGGTGGAGCTGGCCCGCTGGATCAGCGTCTATTACTGCTGTCCGCTGGGCGTGGCCCTGGCCGGAGTGCTGCCCTCTGCGGTCAAGAAGGCGATCGGGCGAGTCGAGTCGGTGTGGATCGACCTGCACGAGTCCGGCGCCGCGGCGCTGGGCGCGGCGGCGGGTGGAAAAATTCGGAAACTCACGAACGAACCCGATGGCGCAGCGGCGGCGGCCAAGCCGGCGCGCCTGTCTCCGGCGCAAAGAAGAATTCTGCAGGCGCTGCGCGACGCGCCGGCAGCGCTTCGCCCCTTCGAGGCGCGCGACCTGCTGAAGAAGGCCGCGGTGGCGACGCGCTCGCCCCTCACATCGCTCATCAAGTCCGGGCTGGTGGTCGCCACCAAGCGATCCAGCGTGGAGGCCGGCGCGCTGACACCGGAAAATGCGCCGAAGGATTTTTCCCTGGAGCGCCCCGCGCTGACCGCCGCGCAGCGCAGCGCGGTGGACTCCATTCATGCCGCGATGAGCAAGGGGTTCTCGCAGCACCTGCTCTTCGGCGTCACCGGCAGCGGCAAGACCGAGGTCTACCTGCAGCTGATCGAACTCTGCAGAAATGCGGGGAAAACCGCGATTTTGCTGGTGCCGGAAATCTCGCTCACACCGCAGACCACCGCCCGCGTGCTGCGGCGATTCCCGCGCGACCGCGTGGCCCTGCTGCACTCGGGGCTGACGGCGGCGCAGCGCAACCAGCAGTGGACGATGGTCGCGCAGGGCGAGGCCAAGATCATCGTCGGCGCCCGCAGCGCCATCTTCGCGCCCGTGCCCGACGGAGAGATTGGACTGGTCCTGGTCGACGAGGAGCATGACTCCTCCGGCTACAAGCAGGATCAGGCGCCGCGCTACCACGGCCGCGACGTCGCCATCCGCCGCGCGCAGATGGCCGGCTGCCCGGTGCTGCTGGGCAGCGCCACGCCCAGCCTGGAGAGCTGGTGGAACGCCACGGAGCGCGGGGTCAGCACGCTGCACCGGCTGCCCGAGCGAGCCCCGGGACTGGTGACGCCAAAAGTTGAAATCATCGATTTTTCGCAGGACCTGAAGCACTTCCGAGACAAGCGCGTGCACCTGCTGGGAGCGCGGCTGGCCGACCGGCTGGCGCACGTCGTTGAAAATGGCGGGCAGGCGCTGATGCTGCTCAACCGGCGCGGCTATGCCAACTGGATCGCCTGCGTGTCGCGCTGCGGCTGGATGATGAAGTGCCAGCATTGCGACACCGGCATGATCTGCCACGCCGGCCCGCGGTCGCGCTTTGTGCGCTGCCACCACTGCCTGACCGAGCAGCTCCTGCCGCAGAAGTGCCCCTCGTGCGGGCAGGGTGTGACGGTCTTCGGCCTGGGAACGCAGCGCGTCGAGGAGGAGCTGGCCCACGTGCATCCCGAGCTGGCCAAGCCGGGAGCCGTGCTGCGCGTCGACGGCGACACCATGCAGAACAGCCGCGACATCTATGAAGCCCTGGCTCAGTTCGCCTCGGGCAAGGCACGGGTCCTGGTGGGAACACAGATCATCGCCAAGGGTCTGGACTACCCCAACGTCCGGCTGGTCGGCGTGGTCAATGCGGACACCGCGATCAATCTGCCGGATTTCCGCGCCGCCGAGCGCACTTTCCAGCTGGTGAGCCAGGTCGCGGGCCGCTGCGGACGCGGCGCCGGCGTGGCGCAGGCGATCGTGCAGACCTTCCAGCCCGACGCGCTGGCCATTCGGCTCGCCGCCTCGCATCAGTTCGAGGAGTTCGCGCGGCAGGAGCTGGAGTCACGCAAGAAATTCAATCTGCCCCCTTACCGGCGCATGGCGCGGATCGTGGTGCGCCACGAGGAACTTTCGCGGGCGCAGGAGATCGTCCTGGAAATTCGCCAGGGGCTGGAGCGACTTCCCGAGGCAGGCGACGTCCACTTCCGCGGACCGCTGCCCTGCCCGATCGCGCGGATCTCCGATCGCTTCCGGATCCAGCTCGAGATCCTGGCGCCCGACGCCAACGCGCTGCAGCGGCTGATCGCCTCGGCCCGCAACCGGGCTCTCTTTCCCGGCGGCGAGCACTGCGCGGTCGATATCGATCCGGTCGCGCTGCTCTAG
- the carA gene encoding glutamine-hydrolyzing carbamoyl-phosphate synthase small subunit codes for MAEASHQAARLALEDGTVFRGFGFGACPPLQSRAAALGEVVFTTAMCGYQEALSDPSYSGQILVMTATEIGNYGINEEDVESLKPQVAGFVVRELSGRSSNYRATLDLSPWLASHGVAGIHGIDTRALVRKLRTQGTLRGVISFDSALSDEQLVARAKSIPSMAGQNLAACASPTKQGNWTETLGKWSEQPASGADHFKVAALDCGAKRNIYRHLAQRGCEVLTLPHDASAEVIRTLKPDGLFISNGPGDPAAVEATVRTLQEIAGEIPTFGICLGHQLLALSLGASTWKLKFGHRGANQPVRNLLTQRVEITSQNHGFCVDEASLRAAGGEPTHIHLNDGTLAGFRHTRKPIFCVQYHPEASPGPHESSYLFDCFIDIMRTRAPVTAEQMELHQSASARVASAATR; via the coding sequence ATGGCCGAAGCCTCCCACCAAGCCGCGAGACTCGCTTTGGAAGATGGAACGGTCTTTCGGGGCTTTGGCTTCGGCGCCTGCCCACCCTTGCAATCCCGCGCCGCCGCACTGGGAGAGGTGGTCTTCACGACCGCCATGTGCGGCTATCAGGAGGCCCTGAGCGACCCCAGCTATTCGGGGCAGATCCTGGTCATGACCGCGACCGAGATCGGCAATTACGGAATCAATGAAGAGGATGTCGAGAGCCTCAAGCCCCAGGTGGCCGGCTTCGTGGTCCGCGAGCTTTCCGGCCGGAGCTCCAACTACCGGGCGACGCTGGACCTGAGTCCTTGGCTCGCCTCCCACGGTGTTGCCGGCATTCACGGCATCGACACGCGGGCGCTGGTTCGAAAGCTGCGCACCCAGGGAACTCTTCGGGGCGTCATCAGTTTCGATTCGGCGCTGAGCGACGAGCAACTGGTCGCCAGGGCGAAGTCGATTCCCTCCATGGCGGGCCAGAATCTGGCGGCCTGCGCCAGCCCGACGAAGCAGGGCAACTGGACCGAGACGCTGGGCAAGTGGAGTGAACAACCTGCAAGCGGCGCGGACCATTTCAAGGTTGCGGCCCTGGATTGCGGTGCCAAGCGAAACATCTATAGGCACCTTGCCCAGCGCGGTTGCGAAGTTCTGACGCTGCCCCACGACGCCAGCGCGGAGGTCATTCGCACGCTCAAGCCCGACGGTCTCTTCATCTCCAACGGGCCGGGCGACCCCGCCGCGGTCGAGGCGACCGTGCGGACTTTGCAGGAAATCGCGGGGGAAATCCCCACTTTTGGCATCTGCCTCGGGCACCAGCTGCTCGCCCTGAGCCTGGGCGCGTCGACCTGGAAATTGAAGTTCGGCCACCGCGGCGCCAATCAGCCGGTGCGCAATCTGCTGACGCAGCGCGTGGAGATCACCAGCCAGAACCACGGCTTCTGCGTCGACGAGGCGTCGCTTCGCGCCGCGGGCGGCGAGCCCACCCACATCCATCTCAACGACGGCACGCTCGCCGGGTTTCGCCACACCCGCAAGCCGATCTTCTGCGTGCAGTACCACCCCGAGGCGAGCCCCGGCCCGCACGAATCCTCCTACCTCTTCGACTGCTTCATCGACATCATGCGCACCCGCGCGCCGGTGACGGCGGAGCAGATGGAGCTGCATCAATCCGCTTCCGCCCGAGTGGCCTCGGCGGCGACGCGGTGA